The following coding sequences are from one Nicotiana tomentosiformis chromosome 3, ASM39032v3, whole genome shotgun sequence window:
- the LOC138906935 gene encoding uncharacterized protein produces the protein MPIGKLEKWQKLLSEFDIIYVTQKAVKGQALADHLAENPVGREYEPRKTYFPDEEVSFVGDDIAEAYDGWRMFFYGAANFKRVGIGAVLVSEIGQPYLVSAKLRFLCTNNMVEYEACILGINLAVDMNIQEILVIGDSDLLVHQVQGEWATKNTKILLYLYRVQEMTKRFMKIEFRHVPRIQNEFADALATLSSMIQHPDKNFINPILVRIHNQPAYCAHVEEEADRNPWFHDMKEYLAEGEYPEHANHTQKCTLRRLSNHFFQSGGILYRRTPDLGLLRCVDANQASKLHEEIHSGTCGPHMNGFILAKKILRAGYFWMTMETDCIRFVQKCQQCQIHADMIQVPPNKLNATSAPWPFAAWGMDVIGQSS, from the coding sequence ATGCCTATAGGGAAGCTGGAAAAATGGCAGAaattgttgagtgaattcgacatcatctatgtgactcagaaggcggttaagggacaagcattagcggatcatcttgcggAAAATCCTGTAGGAAGAGAATATGAACCACGAAAAacatattttcctgatgaagaagtatcattcgtaggagatgATATTGCTGAAGCCTATGacggatggagaatgtttttctatggagccgcaaacttcaaaagagtgggtattggagccgttttggtgtcagaaataGGTCAACCTTAtctggtatccgcaaaactcagatttttgtgcaccaataatatggtagaatatgaggcttgcatattagggatcaatttggccgttgacatgaatatccaggaaatACTGGTAATTGGTGATTCGGATCTTCTGGTGcatcaggtgcagggagaatgggctacaaaaaATACCAAGATATTACTATATCTATATCGTGTGCAAGAGATGACGAAGAGATTCatgaagatagagtttagacatgtcccgagaatccagaatgagtttgcagacgcattggccactttgtcctccatgatacagcatccggacaagaatttcatcaaccCCATTctggtaaggattcataatcagccagcttattgcgctcatgttgaagaagaagcagacagaaatccatggttccatgatatgaAGGAGTACTTGGCAgaaggagagtacccggagcatgcaaatcatactcaaaaatgcacgctccgaagattgtccaaccatttcttccaaagtggaggaattttgtacagaaggactccagacctagggttattacggtgtgttgacgccaaTCAAGCTTCCAAACTGCacgaagagatacactctggaacttgcggaccgcatatgaatggtttcattttagccaagaagatactgagggcaggttatttttggatgactatggaaacagactgcatcaggttTGTCCAAAAATGTCAACAGTGCCaaatacacgcagatatgatacAGGTGCCACCAAataaactcaatgcaacgagtgcaccttggccttttgccgcttggggaatggacgtcattggacaATCCAGCTAG